In one window of Leptospira sp. WS92.C1 DNA:
- a CDS encoding metal-sulfur cluster assembly factor, protein MLEAPTNELEEQIYEEVKKVEDPEIGISIAELGLIYRIKVEGTKAKIDMTYTSMACPAGPQMKQSVVDHALRVDGITDAEVEVVWTPKWDPREMASEEAKMDMGIFD, encoded by the coding sequence ATGTTAGAGGCTCCGACAAACGAATTAGAAGAACAAATCTATGAAGAAGTCAAAAAAGTGGAAGATCCGGAGATCGGAATTTCCATCGCAGAATTAGGGCTCATCTATAGAATCAAAGTGGAAGGCACCAAGGCCAAAATCGATATGACCTATACTTCGATGGCCTGTCCCGCTGGCCCTCAGATGAAACAATCGGTAGTCGATCACGCGCTCCGTGTGGATGGAATTACCGACGCCGAAGTCGAAGTCGTTTGGACCCCGAAATGGGATCCAAGAGAAATGGCTTCCGAAGAGGCAAAAATGGATATGGGAATTTTTGACTGA
- a CDS encoding tetratricopeptide repeat protein, producing the protein MKSILQIILYPLLLLILSIGLSSEESVMAGSHEDGERLLEESQYGKAESLAVSLLTNNPSDPKAEFILTRAWIGIAREEKKRGNYDRSKQFFQKAYLKWPLNQELKSEIESLRKMPNQRSFGQATFSKSSGSNTVILLDSEIYRSVENIKAELNSILSIARANKEENSLFEWNEEKRFYQVSLIILAIISMFNLIFTISIWKRK; encoded by the coding sequence ATGAAATCAATTTTACAAATCATCCTTTATCCCCTACTCCTTCTCATCCTTTCCATTGGTTTATCTTCTGAGGAAAGTGTGATGGCGGGAAGTCATGAAGACGGAGAAAGACTCCTTGAAGAAAGTCAATATGGTAAAGCTGAAAGTCTCGCGGTCTCACTTCTTACAAACAACCCTTCTGACCCGAAAGCAGAATTCATTCTTACAAGAGCTTGGATCGGAATCGCAAGAGAGGAAAAGAAACGTGGAAATTATGACCGTTCAAAACAGTTCTTTCAAAAGGCATATCTAAAATGGCCTCTCAATCAAGAGCTGAAATCGGAAATTGAGAGCTTACGAAAAATGCCAAATCAGAGAAGTTTTGGGCAGGCTACATTTAGTAAAAGTTCCGGTTCGAATACTGTTATTCTTTTGGACTCTGAAATTTACCGTTCGGTAGAAAACATCAAGGCAGAGTTGAATTCGATTCTTTCAATCGCGAGGGCGAATAAAGAGGAAAATAGTCTTTTTGAGTGGAATGAGGAAAAGAGATTCTATCAGGTTTCTTTGATTATTTTGGCAATTATTTCTATGTTTAATTTGATTTTTACAATTTCCATCTGGAAGAGGAAATAA